In the Acidimicrobiales bacterium genome, one interval contains:
- a CDS encoding sigma-70 family RNA polymerase sigma factor encodes MPDDQGLEGLFRREYTRLVHTVSVVVGSTEAAADAVQDAFVQASRHWARVRTYDDPAMWLRRVAVNRALNQRRGRRRHDAALPRLAPRRAAADDLLPAVDFDAALRRLPRQQRAVVALFYVADLPVAEAAEILGIAEGTVKSHLHDARRALAPQLEVNDGHR; translated from the coding sequence ATGCCGGACGACCAGGGCCTCGAGGGGCTCTTCCGTCGCGAGTACACGAGGCTCGTGCACACGGTGTCGGTGGTCGTCGGTAGCACCGAGGCCGCGGCCGACGCCGTGCAGGACGCCTTCGTGCAGGCCAGCCGGCACTGGGCGCGGGTGCGCACGTACGACGACCCGGCGATGTGGCTGCGGCGGGTGGCGGTCAACCGGGCGCTCAACCAGCGGCGGGGGCGACGCCGGCACGACGCCGCCCTGCCCCGACTCGCCCCGCGCCGGGCGGCCGCCGACGACCTGCTGCCCGCCGTCGACTTCGACGCCGCCCTCCGCCGCCTACCCCGCCAGCAGCGGGCCGTGGTCGCGCTGTTCTACGTCGCCGACCTGCCCGTCGCGGAGGCCGCCGAGATCCTCGGGATCGCGGAGGGCACGGTGAAGTCGCACCTCCACGACGCCCGCCGCGCCCTCGCCCCGCAACTGGAGGTCAACGATGGACACCGATGA